In Leopardus geoffroyi isolate Oge1 chromosome D1, O.geoffroyi_Oge1_pat1.0, whole genome shotgun sequence, the genomic stretch CTGGCAGGTGGAGAACCCTGGCACGTACCAGCAGGACCCCTGGGCGATGACGGATGAGGAGAAGGCGAAGGCGGTGCCGGTCATCCACCAGGAGGGCAACCGGCTGTACCGTGAGGGCCACGTGAGGGAGGCCGCCGCCAAGTACTACGACGCCATCGCCTGCCTCAAGAACCTGCAGATGAAGGTGCCGCCCAGAGGCTGTGGCGGAGGGGGCGAGGTGGCGCCAAGGGACCCAGCTCTCAGcatctcctgccctctccccgcccccctgcccccaggagcaGCCTGGGTCCCCTGACTGGATCCAGCTGGATCAGCAGATCACGCCGCTGTTGCTCAACTACTGTCAGTGCAAGCTGGTGGCCCAGGAGTACTACGAGGTGCTGGACCACTGCTCCTCCATCCTCAACAAGTATGACGGTGAGCGCAGGGCACCGGGCTGCACAACTGGGCCTCtgaccgccccccgccccctcccccgcccagccGCCGAGCCCCTGCGCGAGCCCGCACAGATGTCCTCCACCCAGGCCTCCACTGGCCCTGCTGTGCCAGTGACCTACGAATGTGTCATGGGGTTAGAGGTGTGGTTGGCATCCTCAGGTCGGGAGGGCTCTGCCCCACGAGGGGCCCGTGGTGCCAGAAGGCAGGCCGGACGGCTGgctggtcccccccaccccccactcatgccttCGCGTGCCTGCTGCCCGCTGCTACCCCTGCAGACAACGTCAAGGCCTACTTCAAGCGGGGCAAGGCACACGCGGCCGTGTGGAATGCCCAGGAGGCCCAGGCTGACTTTGCCAAGGTGCTGGAGCTGGACCCCGCCCTGGCGCCCATCGTGAGCCGTGAGCTTCGGGCCCTGGAGGCACGCATCCGGCAGAAGGACGAAGAGGACAAGGCTCGCTTCCGGGGCATCTTCTCCCACTGATGGGGCTCTGCCGGCCCTGCCTGCCCTGCGTTGCCCCCTGCTGCTGCCGCCAGCGCCCCTGCCCCCGCTCCGTCATGCTTCTCTGTATATAAAGGCCGTATTTATCTCTCCCTGGTCCTGCCGGGCTGATTCCATTGCGAGAGAGAATTGCCTGGTACTCGGGTGGTCTTGGGAGGCAAAGGATCAGGgtcctccctctctgggcctcagcgtcCCCAACAGAGATAAGGAGGATGGTCTCTGTCACAAAGGAAGTGCGTTTTGCTGGCCACGTGCCAGCTGAGGTTCCTGGGAGCCTTCAGTCTTCAGGGGGAGACAAAGGCGCAGCCAGGGAGCTCCGAGTGAGACGGCCCCCCAGCGCAGCTCTCCCCTTCAGCCTCTGGTCCCGTGGCCTCACGGCCCCCGCTCCGGGAGGCAGAGGATTCAGTCGGAAGCCGAGTCTGGGCCCCTGCGAACTGAAAGGCCGGCCCAGGTCTGGAGGGCTGGATGAGGTGGGAGGACTATTCAGGAGGAGGCCTCAGGTAGGGAGGACACAGCCCTCCATGAGACCTCCAAGGCCCAGTCCCCCATCCTGGCCTCGCCTCTCACCTGTGTG encodes the following:
- the LOC123602005 gene encoding AH receptor-interacting protein isoform X1: MADLIARLREDGIQKRVIQEGRGELPDFQDGTKATFHYRTLHSDKEGTVLDDSRARGKPMELIIGKKFKLPVWETIVCTMREGEIAQFCCDVKHVVLYPLVAKSLRNIAAGKDPLEGQRHCCGIAQMHEHSSLGHADLDALQQNPQPLIFDIEMLKVENPGTYQQDPWAMTDEEKAKAVPVIHQEGNRLYREGHVREAAAKYYDAIACLKNLQMKEQPGSPDWIQLDQQITPLLLNYCQCKLVAQEYYEVLDHCSSILNKYDDNVKAYFKRGKAHAAVWNAQEAQADFAKVLELDPALAPIVSRELRALEARIRQKDEEDKARFRGIFSH